A genomic segment from Nicotiana tabacum cultivar K326 chromosome 9, ASM71507v2, whole genome shotgun sequence encodes:
- the LOC107761676 gene encoding LRR receptor-like serine/threonine-protein kinase GHR1: MQSAICLVLLFLVELVKGSLDLDVLLELKKGVLKDPLGKVLSSWDSKSLGPNGCPKNWYGISCSDGHVTSIELNDVGLVGALDFADIAGLKMLQNLSVANNQLSGKITKEVGLIVSLEYLDLSKNLFSGSIPSELTSLKNLVSLNLSLNSLDGMVPSGFASLEKLKYLDLHSNALSSDIMLLLASLGDVEYVDISSNKFIGSLDLPVGNSSFVSSIQYLNISHNNLAGELFPHDGMPYFDSLEVFDASDNQLTGIIPSFNFVVSLRILRLGNNQLSGSVPEALLEESSMILSELDLSQNQLAGPIASISAVNLKLLNLSYNQLSGPLPVKVGRCAIIDLSNNLLTGKVSRIQGWGNYAEVIVLSSNTLTGTFPNQTSQFLRLTSLKISNNSLEGVLPAILGTYPELKMIDLSINQLSGTLLPSLFNSSRLTDINVSFNKFTGSIPIVAFKSENLSLISLDLSHNELSGLLPPGLCKFPDMVYLDISNNDFEGGLPSDLSDKLEYFNVSNNNLSGTVPKNLWRFPISSFQPGNPLLVLPKHVEAPSEGDSTLNLRSHGPRMKSTIRAALIAGLVCSVSVIALLTLVIYRKAHQRDGGKDDTKVTKGKKGLSLSDIKNGHDTRDQGMPVSTVQNEPISSSISVMSSANLSPSKVQDQSKSPNSLRVSSPDKLAGDLHLLDNSLKFTAEELSCAPAEAVGRSCHGTLYKAMLGSGQEFAVKWLKEGIVKGKKEFAREAKKLGSIRHPNLVSLQGYYWGPKEHERLLISNYTNAPCLALYLLGKDADSYKLQPLSFEERLEVSVDVARCLNYLHHESAIPHGNLKSTNVLIETPNVNALLTDYSLHRLMTSAGTAEQVLNAGALGYRPPEFASTSKPCPSLKSDVYAFGVILLELLTGRSSAEIVPGNSEVLDLTEWVRLLAIKNRSIECFDPFLLGKESNEGVHAILDSMLQVALKCILPADERPDMRMVFEELCSIVQ, encoded by the exons ATGCAGTCTGCCATTTGTTTGGTGCTGCTATTTTTAGTTGAGTTAGTTAAAGGAAGCTTagatttggatgttcttttggaGCTTAAGAAGGGTGTTCTTAAAGACCCTCTAGGGAAAGTCCTTTCTTCATGGGATTCTAAGTCATTAGGACCAAATGGGTGCCCCAAAAATTGGTATGGTATCAGTTGTAGTGATGGCCATGTCACTTCAATTGAACTAAATGATGTTGGTCTAGTTGGAGCTTTGGATTTTGCAGATATTGCTGGCCTAAAAATGCTGCAGAATTTGTCTGTTGCAAACAACCAATTGAGTGGGAAAATTACTAAGGAAGTTGGTTTGATTGTTTCATTGGAATACTTGGATCTTTCCAAGAACTTGTTTAGTGGCTCTATACCCTCTGAGCTGACTAGTTTAAAGAACTTGGTATCTCTTAATCTTTCTTTAAACAGCCTCGACGGAATGGTTCCGTCTGGTTTTGCTAGTCTTGAGAAATTGAAGTATCTGGATTTGCATTCTAATGCCTTGTCAAGTGATATTATGCTGCTACTGGCCTCATTGGGTGATGTAGAGTATGTCGATATCAGTAGCAACAAGTTTATTGGATCACTAGACCTGCCAGTAGGAAATTCGAGCTTCGTCTCGTCAATTCAGTATTTGAACATTAGTCATAATAACCTGGCCGGGGAGCTCTTTCCTCATGATGGAATGCCATACTTTGATAGCTTAGAGGTGTTTGATGCAAGTGACAATCAGCTTACTGGTATTATTCCGTCCTTCAATTTTGTAGTTTCTCTTCGAATTCTTAGGCTTGGGAACAATCAGTTGTCTGGATCAGTACCCGAAGCTCTTTTGGAGGAAAGCTCAATGATCTTATCAGAATTGGACCTGAGCCAGAATCAGCTTGCAG GTCCCATCGCAAGTATAAGTGCCGTGAATCTCAAGCTTCTAAATTTATCCTACAACCAGCTGTCAGGCCCCTTGCCTGTAAAGGTTGGGCGTTGTGCCATCATAGACCTGAGCAACAATCTGCTAACTGGAAAAGTTTCCCGGATCCAAGGTTGGGGAAATTACGCTGAAGTTATTGTGTTAAGCTCAAATACATTGACGGGAACCTTTCCCAACCAAACTTCCCAGTTCTTGAGGCTTACTTCGTTAAAGATTTCAAACAACTCACTTGAAGGTGTGTTACCAGCTATTTTAGGTACATACCCCGAACTTAAAATGATTGATCTTAGCATTAACCAACTTAGTGGTACTCTCCTTCCCAGCCTTTTCAACTCTAGCAGATTGACTGATATTAACGTGTCTTTCAACAAATTTACCGGCAGTATACCTATAGTGGCATTCAAGTCAGAGAATTTAAGCTTGATTTCTCTAGATCTTTCACATAATGAATTATCTGGCCTTTTGCCTCCGGGGCTGTGCAAGTTCCCGGACATGGTATATCTGGATATCTCTAATAATGATTTTGAAGGTGGCCTTCCTAGTGACCTCTCTGACAAATTGGAATATTTCAATGTGTCTAATAACAATCTTTCTGGAACGGTTCCGAAAAATTTATGGAGGTTTCCTATCTCCTCGTTCCAACCGGGGAATCCCTTGCTTGTACTGCCAAAGCACGTCGAAGCTCCGTCAGAAGGAGATTCCACTTTGAACTTGAGAAGTCACGGCCCTCGCATGAAATCCACCATCAGGGCTGCCCTTATTGCTGGTCTGGTCTGTAGTGTATCTGTCATAGCTTTGTTGACATTAGTAATCTACCGCAAGGCTCATCAACGAGATGGTGGGAAGGATGATACCAAAGTAACTAAGGGTAAAAAAG GTTTGTCTTTATCCGATATAAAAAACGGACATGATACAAGAGATCAAGGGATGCCAGTGTCAACAGTCCAAAATGAGCCGATATCTTCTTCTATATCTGTTATGTCATCAGCCAATCTATCGCCTTCTAAGGTTCAAGATCAATCCAAAAGCCCTAACTCTCTCAGGGTTTCTTCTCCTGATAAACTGGCTGGAGATTTGCATCTATTAGATAACTCCTTGAAGTTCACTgcagaagaattatcatgtgctCCTGCAGAAGCTGTAGGCAGAAGTTGTCACGGAACATTGTATAAAGCTATGCTTGGTTCAGGCCAAGAATTTGCTGTCAAATGGCTTAAGGAAGGGATAGTGAAAGGCAAAAAGGAATTTGCTAGAGAAGCTAAGAAACTGGGGAGTATTAGGCATCCAAATTTAGTTTCTCTTCAGGGTTACTACTGGGGTCCCAAAGAGCACGAGAGGCTTCTCATATCGAATTACACCAATGCACCATGTTTAGCTCTCTATCTTCTTGGTAAAG ATGCAGACTCCTATAAGCTACAACCGTTGTCTTTTGAGGAGCGGCTCGAGGTCTCTGTAGATGTAGCTCGTTGTCTAAACTACCTTCACCATGAAAGTGCCATACCTCATGGCAACCTGAAATCCACAAATGTACTAATAGAAACGCCTAACGTGAATGCCCTCCTTACAGATTACAGTCTTCATCGGTTAATGACATCAGCTGGAACAGCAGAACAAGTACTAAATGCCGGTGCACTTGGTTATCGGCCTCCTGAATTTGCAAGTACAAGTAAACCTTGCCCGTCGTTGAAAAGTGATGTTTATGCGTTCGGGGTTATCTTGTTGGAACTGTTGACTGGAAGAAGTTCTGCAGAAATTGTTCCTGGAAATTCAGAAGTGCTGGATTTAACAGAATGGGTGAGATTGTTGGCCATCAAAAACCGCTCAATCGAGTGTTTTGATCCATTTTTATTGGGAAAAGAGAGCAACGAAGGCGTGCATGCGATTCTTGATAGCATGCTTCAGGTTGCTCTCAAGTGTATTTTGCCAGCTGATGAAAGGCCTGATATGAGAATGGTTTTTGAGGAACTTTGTTCAATAGTACAATAA